A single Oryza brachyantha chromosome 8, ObraRS2, whole genome shotgun sequence DNA region contains:
- the LOC102718294 gene encoding E3 ubiquitin-protein ligase CIP8-like: MASSSLLVRLASDEILQALEAAPPSAAASCYDAFVPVFRPDPSGFSAASVVAAADRVRSQFLSVEPDLFHDALVAPGPDHLGFPDEESIRWDCLQLDEEDEPDLRLDAADEFDWEEVASPSGAGLDQPEPEWEVLADLPPPPPAPAAADEGFVYTSDRDVYEVLVGEGLFLKNKPPAARSAVEALPSAVVAAGEEGEGEECSVCRDGVAAGERVKRLPCSHRYHEECIVPWLDVRNSCPLCRFELPTDDPQYESWKASRAAAA; the protein is encoded by the coding sequence ATGGCGTCCTCGTCTCTCCTCGTGCGGCTCGCCTCCGACGAGATCCTACAAGCCctggaggcggcgccgccgtcggcggcggcgtcgtgctACGACGCCTTCGTGCCGGTGTTCCGCCCGGACCCGTCGGGGTTCTCCGCGgcgtcggtggtggcggcggccgaccgCGTCCGCAGCCAGTTCCTCTCCGTGGAGCCCGACCTCTTCCACGACGCGCTCGTCGCGCCCGGGCCCGACCACCTCGGGTTCCCCGACGAGGAGTCGATCCGGTGGGATTGCCTCCAATTGGATGAAGAGGACGAGCCGGATCTGCGGCTTGATGCGGCCGACGAATTCGAttgggaggaggtggcgtctCCCTCCGGCGCCGGGCTGGATCAACCGGAACCCGAGTGGGAGGTCCTCGCcgatctgccgccgccgccgcccgctcccgccgccgccgacgagggaTTCGTGTACACCTCCGACCGTGATGTCTACGAGGTGCTCGTTGGGGAGGGTTTGTTCCTGAAGAATAAACCGCCAGCGGCCAGGTCGGCCGTCGAGGCGCTCCCGTccgccgtcgttgccgccggcgaggaaggCGAAGGGGAAGAGTGCTCGGTGTGCAGGgatggcgtcgccgccggggagcGCGTGAAGAGGCTGCCTTGCTCGCACCGGTACCACGAGGAGTGCATCGTACCGTGGCTCGACGTGCGCAACTCGTGCCCGCTCTGCCGCTTCGAGCTGCCGACCGACGACCCCCAGTACGAGAGCTGGAAGGCTTCGCGAGCTGCAGCTGCCTGA
- the LOC102718576 gene encoding transcription factor bHLH49-like, producing the protein MDANGGNGFGVESNASPAHGGMAMAAWQWHGQMSGGSACGAPPVQPGMDSLAWSSSVSPCTSAAVVIAGDGAGSFLPPPAVAVRGGFGHFPVGSGGRVERAPPGDCSSDSKKKRRSGEITRTDHASASKVLADSANDTECSKDANGEVIGPPPPAAAAGKSKGKGAKDAGEPQKEGYSHVRARKGQATNSHSLAERLRREKISERMKLLQDLVPGCSKVTGKALMLDEIINYVQSLQRQVEFLSMKLSAVNPRIDLDIESLVSKDVLRFPGPPPSAPFSFSQEMMIPGLQLSRPAMLQGGIRGMIDQDLFSNVMQKQQQNDKGAFREPQMHQTMDGSFHGTAQMPYPQVVGAEDLSIRQDQESFHV; encoded by the exons ATGGATGCTAATGGCGGTAATGGGTTTGGAGTAGAGAGCAACGCTTCGCCTGCTCATGGCggcatggcgatggcggcgtggCAATGGCATGGCCAGatgagcggcggcagcgcgtgcGGGGCGCCGCCGGTGCAGCCGGGCATGGACTCTCTCGcgtggtcgtcgtcggtcTCGCCatgcacgtcggcggcggtggtcatAGCCGGCGACGGTGCTGGTAGcttcttgccgccgccggcggtagCCGTGCGCGGCGGGTTCGGGCATTTCCCGgtcggctccggcggccgcgTGGAGCGGGCG CCGCCCGGCGACTGCTCGTCGGACtccaagaagaagaggagatcAGGCGAG ATTACCAGAACGGATCACGCGAGCGCGTCGAAAGTGCTTGCCGACTCTGCAAATGACACCGAGTGCAGCAAAGATGCCAACGGCGAAGTGatcggcccgccgccgccggcggcggcggccggcaagTCGAAAGGGAAGGGAGCCAaggacgccggcgagccgcAGAAGGAAGGGTACAGCCATGTCAGAGCTCGGAAGGGGCAGGCAACCAACAGCCACAGCCTAGCAGAGAGG TTGAGAAGGGAGAAGATTAGCGAGAGGATGAAACTCCTGCAAGACCTTGTCCCAGGCTGCAGCAAA GTCACCGGCAAGGCGTTGATGCTTGACGAGATCATCAACTATGTTCAATCCCTGCAAAGACAAGTCGAG TTTCTGTCGATGAAGCTCTCTGCAGTCAACCCAAGGATCGATCTCGACATAGAATCACTCGTCTCCAAGGAT GTTCTTCGCTTTCCCGGGCCGCCTCCGTCTGCTCCATTCTCCTTCTCCCAGGAGATGATGATACCCGGGCTACAGTTATCGCGACCGGCCATGCTTCAGGGAGGTATCCGTGGCATGATTGATCAAGATTTGTTCTCCAATGTCatgcagaagcagcagcaaaaTGATAAGGGAGCATTCAGAGAGCCTCAG ATGCATCAGACGATGGATGGATCATTCCATGGCACGGCGCAAATGCCGTATCCACAGGTCGTGGGTGCAGAAGACCTAAGCATTAGGCAAGATCAAGAGAGTTTTCATGTGTGA